One stretch of Terriglobales bacterium DNA includes these proteins:
- a CDS encoding class I SAM-dependent methyltransferase, producing the protein MNGIHRWMCRSGYWRRRLADELLPWVLKNLELGREVLEVGPGPGLTTDLLRSRTHQLTAIEIDAALASSLHTRLGGGNVRVIRGDATTMPFVDAGFSAALSFNMLHHVPSPALQDRLLREVCRVLKPGGVFAGVDSRQSLRMRLFHIHDTLIPVDPKSFGSRLETAGFSDVVIETNERAFRFDARRPM; encoded by the coding sequence ATGAATGGAATTCATCGCTGGATGTGCCGCTCCGGTTATTGGCGCAGAAGGCTTGCGGACGAGCTCCTTCCCTGGGTTCTGAAGAATCTCGAACTCGGTCGGGAAGTCCTGGAAGTTGGACCCGGACCAGGCCTCACGACAGACCTGCTGCGCTCGCGCACTCATCAGCTGACTGCGATCGAGATCGATGCCGCTCTCGCTTCCTCACTCCACACCCGCCTCGGGGGCGGCAACGTGCGGGTGATTCGCGGCGATGCCACTACTATGCCGTTTGTAGACGCCGGGTTCTCCGCTGCCCTGTCCTTCAACATGCTCCATCACGTTCCCTCACCCGCACTGCAGGATCGACTGCTGCGCGAGGTCTGTCGAGTGCTCAAGCCCGGTGGCGTCTTTGCAGGAGTTGACAGCCGGCAAAGCCTGCGGATGCGGTTATTCCACATTCATGACACGCTGATTCCCGTCGATCCCAAGAGCTTCGGCTCGAGGCTGGAAACCGCTGGCTTCAGCGATGTTGTCATCGAGACGAATGAGCGAGCTTTTCGATTTGACGCGCGCCGGCCAATGTAG
- a CDS encoding DUF2911 domain-containing protein yields the protein MIQRPISVLLFGVLMAAMLCQAQSVTLDIPRQSQHAVVTQRIGITDITINYHRPLAGSRKIWGAVVPYGQVWRAGANENTTISFSDPVTIEGKPLDKGTYGLFMIPAEDQWTVILSKNSTSWGAFTYKEAEDALRVTVKPQSSDPQNALAYDFDQVKPDSTVITMRWEKVAVPFTVGVNVNQIVADSLHKQLRGLAQYTWDGWNDAGTYLVMNKGDLQEALKYEDQSIQVEERFENLSTKARVLDALGRKDEARATLAKAFEKGSPLQIHGYARQLQGENKQDEAFAIFRSNAQKHPDQWFTHVGLARVYSGQGDFNSAVKEVGLALNTAPDQQKDYLKSLMKRLEAKDDINR from the coding sequence ATGATTCAACGTCCAATTTCTGTCTTGCTGTTCGGGGTCCTGATGGCTGCCATGCTTTGCCAAGCACAGTCGGTGACTCTGGATATTCCGCGGCAAAGCCAACATGCGGTGGTTACGCAGCGCATCGGCATCACCGATATCACGATCAACTATCACCGGCCGCTAGCTGGAAGTCGCAAGATCTGGGGAGCGGTCGTGCCGTATGGCCAGGTATGGCGAGCCGGGGCCAATGAGAACACGACGATCTCGTTCAGCGATCCGGTCACGATTGAAGGCAAACCGCTCGACAAGGGGACCTACGGCTTGTTCATGATTCCTGCAGAGGACCAGTGGACGGTCATTTTGTCCAAGAACTCCACTTCGTGGGGAGCATTCACTTATAAGGAGGCGGAGGATGCGCTACGCGTCACCGTGAAGCCACAGAGCAGCGATCCGCAGAATGCTCTGGCCTACGACTTCGATCAAGTGAAGCCGGATTCGACGGTGATCACCATGCGCTGGGAGAAGGTGGCGGTGCCGTTCACCGTGGGCGTCAACGTCAACCAGATTGTCGCCGACAGCTTGCACAAGCAATTGCGCGGACTAGCGCAATATACGTGGGACGGCTGGAATGACGCCGGCACGTACCTGGTCATGAACAAGGGCGATCTCCAGGAAGCACTGAAGTATGAGGATCAGTCAATTCAGGTGGAAGAGCGCTTCGAGAATCTGTCGACCAAGGCGCGCGTACTCGATGCCTTGGGCCGAAAAGACGAAGCCAGAGCTACACTCGCCAAGGCGTTCGAAAAGGGGAGCCCGCTGCAGATCCACGGCTACGCGCGCCAGTTGCAGGGAGAAAATAAGCAGGATGAGGCATTCGCCATCTTCCGGTCGAACGCCCAGAAACATCCCGACCAATGGTTCACGCATGTCGGCTTAGCTCGCGTGTATAGCGGACAGGGGGATTTCAACAGTGCGGTGAAAGAGGTTGGGCTGGCGCTGAACACCGCTCCTGATCAACAGAAGGACTATCTAAAGAGCCTGATGAAACGCCTGGAAGCCAAGGACGATATTAATCGCTAA
- a CDS encoding radical SAM protein translates to MQNRKLKSSAGIRKAELISAWGSILMGHAPMLSIEITRECPLECPGCYAYGDMHLGGEITLRELSELRGDELVAGVIGLVRKHRPLHVSLVGGEPLMRKQELNSILPALSRMGVVTMVVTSGVAPIPMEWMDIPRLLIAVSVNGLREDHDLRRKPATYDRILRNIDGRRVNIHWTVTAPMVARQGYIEEYVAFWNARPEVGRIWVSVYTPQVGECTPEILSPHQRRKLVEDLDGLRPRYPKLLMHDGIGRALMQPPASPRDCLFAQMSTNYSADLKTQVEPCIFGGSPDCDQCGCAVSIGLHWLKDIHVLGPLKIEHLVTASMRVGMLCNRLGIRRLRASRWTPPQPAGPRLVQIRI, encoded by the coding sequence ATGCAAAATCGAAAACTGAAGTCTTCGGCTGGTATTCGCAAGGCTGAACTGATTTCCGCCTGGGGCTCTATCCTCATGGGACATGCCCCCATGCTCTCGATCGAGATCACCCGCGAGTGTCCGCTGGAATGCCCTGGCTGCTACGCCTACGGCGATATGCATCTCGGAGGCGAGATCACGCTCCGCGAACTGAGCGAGCTGCGTGGCGACGAATTAGTAGCAGGGGTGATCGGACTAGTACGCAAGCATCGCCCGCTTCACGTTTCCCTGGTCGGCGGGGAGCCGCTGATGCGCAAGCAGGAGCTCAACTCCATCCTTCCCGCGCTCAGCCGCATGGGGGTGGTGACCATGGTGGTCACAAGCGGCGTCGCCCCGATCCCGATGGAATGGATGGATATCCCGCGGCTGCTCATAGCAGTTTCGGTCAACGGTCTCCGCGAGGATCATGATCTCCGCCGCAAGCCGGCAACCTACGATCGCATCCTGCGCAACATCGACGGGCGCAGAGTGAATATTCACTGGACCGTCACGGCGCCTATGGTGGCCCGGCAAGGGTACATCGAGGAGTATGTAGCCTTCTGGAACGCCCGCCCCGAAGTAGGCCGCATCTGGGTGAGCGTATACACGCCGCAGGTTGGTGAATGCACTCCCGAGATCTTGAGCCCCCATCAGCGGCGCAAGCTGGTAGAAGACCTCGACGGCCTGCGCCCCCGTTATCCTAAGCTGCTTATGCACGATGGAATCGGGCGCGCGCTGATGCAGCCTCCGGCCTCGCCGCGCGACTGCCTATTCGCCCAGATGTCCACCAATTACTCCGCTGATCTCAAGACGCAGGTTGAGCCCTGCATTTTTGGCGGCTCTCCGGACTGCGATCAATGTGGCTGCGCCGTCAGTATCGGCTTGCATTGGCTGAAAGACATTCATGTGCTGGGACCACTCAAAATCGAACACCTGGTGACCGCGTCCATGCGCGTGGGAATGCTCTGCAATCGCCTGGGCATTCGCCGTCTGCGTGCTAGCCGCTGGACTCCTCCGCAGCCGGCAGGACCTCGCCTGGTGCAAATTCGCATTTGA
- a CDS encoding choice-of-anchor D domain-containing protein has translation MKTTLLRSVSAFAILVLICGLISCGSSSSSSSPSPTPTPTPTPTPTPTPTQDPTASVSISPNTHAADGQAFTVTITGNKTNFVQGQTTASFGPGITVAGAADAAFAPVTVSSATSSTISVNIGSSAAPGPRYIVVTTAGHNSTATFFVTSPTPVATANAGPNQLVTVGSTVHLDGSASTSPTGSPLTYTWAFLSTPSGSAAALVNPASCSADSCVNPTFTADKAGDYIVKLTVSDGSATTSAAVLVSTVLVPPLAADPNQLVSVGSIVQLDASPSTDTSLNPLTYSWTLSAPGSAAALSDPGSVTPTFTADVAGPYLAQVTVNDGKGNNSTAMVTISTNQIAPTANAGLNQVATVGNKVQLDGSGSSAPNSDQLNFSWSVISAPAASAVSSGTLTGRFSANPSFTPDVAGVYVVQLIVTDTTTTLNSAPATVEISTDDVLPVANAGPRQFVAPGATVQLDGSNSADAGGQSLTYSWVLLAKPSGSNASLSSATDPKPTFVADVAGNYVAQLIVSHSILTSVPNTVLIVATTGVLTLSPTSIDCGSPFVGTTANCSQSLTLTNTGTGDLFVKDFQLTGNNASDFGFTKPDALPGKLAAGASATINFTFSPSSAASESGSFVINDTAPGSPHQVALTGTGQATTISASPLTVNFPDTLLGNSSTATVTVSNTGASALTISALSISGGQASDFSVSPAAPINVNAGSSATLTVTFKPGDTGPRKGTLNITNSVTGANPLTVQLSGNGRSNANIIIPPALQNLSLGGNLEILATASLQVPAPSNLIVTVTSGDPTKLLVSTSATTAGSASIQLSVNAGQGTQGIGGFYIQALASSGIVPVTISASGYNPGTANVTLTPSGFVLNSPNGQGQDFTTAKGAAPSPLTVSAAQLDSKLNFVSKGTVRGGGDVSVPIVSGTTATGTISGTPTVAGGTNTSINSVTFNPVASGTSLLSITQPAGYSTPVSGASLTATVSAPTISVLPVTVGANLQVQGTVQLQVPPPSGGTQVTITSSDPSKVLLSTDLTGATAGSSSITYTATSTNSKIVVQGVAVTSSAVTLSSSATGYSQITPAQCATCNQVAVTPAGFVVTGPNGSTLTTTTISSATTLTVAAFRLDGSNNPQGNPAQIRGGLTVNVPLLSSKTSVGTISGSPVVFQGPDTSKNTATFVPKSNLSGTDSTVLSVDVANITVSGPGAANNFSAATGGTTNATVTLPAITLAAATTTVGKNLQVQASGSLNANAPTPNGLNITITTNPANANVLFSTDPTKQGTTSLAINIPPNGGQGGSGFPAVYVQSLTDSGNATITATATGWTSGTLAVSFAPSGLVLASPNGIGQDFAVSKSQIPNTRTLTAQSYQLDPTSHAFVTAEAIRGGLTVPFQVQLGTGGVATITPASPSIANGAGSTALTFTPQATGSTTITVPAAGNGLIAPASGNSLTATVSP, from the coding sequence ATGAAGACCACATTGCTGCGCTCGGTTTCTGCCTTCGCGATTCTTGTGCTTATTTGCGGACTGATCTCCTGCGGCTCGAGTTCCAGTTCCTCGTCGCCTTCGCCGACCCCCACGCCGACACCAACGCCAACACCCACGCCAACTCCGACTCAGGATCCGACGGCGAGCGTGTCGATCAGTCCGAACACGCATGCCGCGGACGGACAAGCTTTCACCGTGACCATAACGGGAAACAAGACCAACTTCGTGCAGGGCCAGACCACCGCCAGCTTTGGCCCCGGCATCACCGTCGCGGGCGCGGCCGACGCTGCGTTCGCTCCCGTTACCGTTAGCAGCGCCACCAGTTCCACTATCTCGGTCAACATCGGCTCATCTGCCGCACCCGGACCACGCTATATCGTGGTCACGACCGCTGGCCACAATTCCACCGCCACGTTCTTCGTGACGTCACCAACGCCGGTTGCCACCGCCAATGCCGGACCCAATCAGTTGGTCACGGTCGGCAGCACCGTACATTTGGATGGCAGCGCCTCCACCAGTCCGACTGGTTCGCCACTTACGTACACATGGGCATTTCTGAGCACCCCTTCGGGCAGCGCTGCTGCTCTGGTGAATCCCGCCTCGTGCTCTGCAGATTCATGCGTCAATCCTACTTTCACGGCTGACAAAGCCGGCGATTACATCGTCAAGCTGACGGTCAGCGACGGCAGTGCGACGACTTCCGCCGCGGTGTTGGTCTCGACGGTGCTGGTTCCTCCGCTTGCTGCCGATCCGAATCAACTGGTTTCAGTGGGCAGCATAGTGCAGCTCGACGCCAGCCCCTCGACCGACACTTCGCTGAACCCGCTGACCTATTCCTGGACGCTCTCGGCCCCCGGCAGCGCAGCAGCACTCTCTGATCCCGGCAGCGTGACCCCAACGTTTACCGCCGATGTTGCTGGTCCTTATCTCGCCCAGGTGACGGTGAACGACGGAAAAGGCAACAACTCGACAGCCATGGTCACGATCAGCACCAATCAGATTGCGCCCACGGCCAATGCTGGCCTAAACCAGGTAGCCACGGTCGGCAACAAAGTGCAGCTGGATGGCAGCGGATCATCCGCGCCGAATTCTGATCAGTTGAATTTTTCGTGGAGCGTGATCTCAGCGCCCGCCGCTAGCGCGGTCAGCTCAGGCACTCTGACAGGAAGATTCAGTGCGAATCCCAGCTTCACGCCCGACGTGGCCGGAGTGTACGTCGTGCAGCTGATCGTCACCGATACCACCACGACTCTGAACAGCGCGCCGGCCACGGTTGAAATCAGCACCGATGATGTCCTGCCGGTGGCCAACGCCGGCCCCCGGCAGTTTGTGGCTCCGGGTGCCACCGTACAGCTCGATGGCAGCAACTCCGCCGACGCCGGGGGACAAAGCCTGACTTACTCCTGGGTGCTGCTAGCCAAGCCTAGCGGCAGCAACGCCAGCCTGAGCAGCGCCACTGATCCCAAGCCAACATTCGTCGCCGATGTCGCCGGCAACTATGTAGCCCAGCTCATCGTTTCCCACAGCATCCTCACCAGTGTGCCCAACACGGTGCTGATTGTCGCGACCACAGGCGTCCTCACCCTGAGTCCCACCAGCATCGACTGCGGAAGCCCGTTCGTAGGCACAACTGCAAATTGCTCTCAGAGCCTGACCCTCACCAACACCGGCACAGGTGATCTGTTTGTGAAGGACTTTCAGCTCACGGGTAACAATGCCTCTGACTTTGGCTTTACCAAACCGGACGCTCTCCCTGGCAAGCTGGCAGCGGGTGCGTCGGCAACCATCAATTTCACCTTCTCCCCGAGCTCGGCCGCCAGCGAATCCGGGTCATTCGTGATCAACGATACCGCACCCGGCAGTCCACATCAGGTGGCACTCACCGGCACTGGACAGGCAACGACAATCTCCGCCAGCCCGCTCACTGTCAATTTCCCTGACACGCTGCTGGGCAATAGCAGCACCGCTACGGTCACAGTCAGCAACACCGGCGCCAGCGCGCTCACGATCTCTGCTCTCTCAATCAGCGGCGGTCAGGCTTCTGATTTCTCAGTGAGCCCTGCCGCGCCTATTAACGTGAACGCGGGTTCCAGCGCTACCCTCACCGTAACCTTTAAACCCGGCGATACCGGTCCGCGAAAGGGCACCTTAAACATCACCAACAGCGTGACCGGTGCCAATCCTCTTACTGTCCAGCTCTCCGGCAATGGCCGGAGTAATGCCAACATAATTATTCCGCCCGCCCTCCAGAATCTGAGTCTGGGAGGGAATCTGGAAATCCTGGCGACGGCTTCGCTCCAGGTTCCAGCGCCGAGCAATCTCATAGTCACGGTCACAAGCGGTGATCCGACTAAGCTCCTGGTCTCGACCAGTGCCACAACGGCCGGCTCGGCGAGCATTCAGCTCTCCGTGAATGCCGGGCAAGGCACCCAGGGTATTGGGGGCTTCTACATCCAGGCGTTGGCCTCCTCCGGCATCGTCCCGGTCACCATCAGCGCTTCCGGCTACAATCCAGGCACAGCCAACGTAACCCTGACCCCATCTGGCTTCGTGCTGAACAGCCCCAATGGCCAAGGTCAGGATTTCACTACAGCCAAAGGTGCTGCTCCTTCACCCTTGACAGTTTCTGCAGCCCAGCTCGATAGCAAATTGAACTTTGTGTCGAAGGGTACCGTCCGCGGCGGTGGCGATGTCTCAGTCCCGATCGTGAGCGGGACAACTGCCACTGGCACCATCTCCGGAACTCCAACCGTGGCTGGAGGCACGAATACCAGCATCAACTCGGTTACCTTTAACCCCGTTGCGTCCGGAACCAGCCTGCTCAGCATCACGCAGCCTGCCGGTTACTCGACGCCTGTCTCCGGCGCTTCTCTGACCGCCACCGTCTCCGCTCCCACGATCTCAGTATTGCCGGTGACTGTGGGAGCTAACCTGCAGGTTCAGGGCACGGTGCAATTGCAGGTTCCGCCGCCTTCGGGTGGTACACAGGTTACGATCACCAGCTCTGATCCTAGTAAGGTCCTGCTCTCCACGGATCTCACTGGTGCAACTGCCGGCAGTTCCTCCATCACCTACACCGCAACCAGTACAAATTCTAAAATCGTGGTGCAAGGCGTGGCCGTCACCTCCAGCGCGGTCACTCTGAGCTCCTCGGCGACAGGCTATTCGCAAATAACACCGGCGCAGTGCGCAACATGCAATCAGGTGGCGGTCACTCCTGCCGGATTTGTTGTGACAGGTCCGAATGGAAGCACTTTGACTACCACCACCATCTCCAGCGCCACCACGCTAACTGTCGCGGCGTTCCGCCTCGATGGCTCCAACAATCCGCAGGGGAATCCAGCTCAGATTCGAGGTGGCTTGACCGTAAACGTCCCGCTGCTGAGCAGCAAGACGTCCGTGGGCACGATCTCTGGCAGCCCTGTCGTTTTCCAGGGGCCGGATACCAGCAAGAACACTGCCACGTTTGTGCCGAAATCCAATCTCTCGGGCACGGATAGCACCGTGCTGAGCGTGGACGTTGCAAACATAACCGTCTCCGGACCGGGCGCGGCAAACAACTTCAGCGCCGCCACCGGCGGGACAACCAACGCTACCGTGACCTTGCCCGCCATCACGTTAGCAGCGGCCACAACCACTGTCGGCAAGAACCTGCAAGTACAAGCCTCGGGATCATTGAACGCCAATGCGCCCACGCCGAATGGACTCAACATAACCATCACCACCAATCCCGCGAATGCGAACGTTTTGTTCTCGACAGATCCCACCAAACAAGGAACAACCAGCCTGGCGATTAACATCCCGCCTAACGGCGGCCAGGGTGGCAGCGGCTTCCCGGCGGTCTATGTGCAGTCGCTGACCGATTCCGGAAACGCAACCATCACGGCCACGGCAACGGGCTGGACCAGCGGCACGCTTGCGGTGAGCTTCGCTCCATCCGGATTGGTGCTCGCCAGTCCCAATGGAATCGGTCAAGACTTTGCCGTGTCCAAGTCCCAGATACCGAACACGAGGACACTGACAGCCCAGTCTTACCAACTGGATCCCACCAGTCATGCCTTCGTAACTGCCGAGGCGATTCGCGGTGGGTTGACGGTTCCCTTCCAGGTGCAACTCGGGACAGGCGGCGTGGCCACCATAACACCGGCCAGTCCCAGCATTGCAAATGGCGCGGGGTCCACTGCTCTGACCTTCACTCCACAGGCTACGGGCTCGACGACGATTACGGTGCCGGCTGCTGGTAATGGCTTGATCGCGCCCGCCAGTGGAAACTCTCTCACTGCCACGGTGAGCCCATAA